A genomic window from Polaribacter gangjinensis includes:
- a CDS encoding Na(+)-translocating NADH-quinone reductase subunit F — translation MKTTKRLEQALMKLYNAYHQNLLNPEDCKACAVGNILDNHDSWKHLTNGHGSLQLSYVGRVHENLGRKFNGYAPSEILQIEKVFLEACGFKTPLCHYNKRPSNPTSKEVLFDGLVAVVALLCKLDNIDNVMDYSKLFEQENGQPVYHLDTFLA, via the coding sequence ATGAAAACAACGAAAAGATTAGAGCAAGCACTTATGAAATTATACAATGCATATCATCAAAATTTATTGAATCCTGAGGATTGTAAAGCGTGTGCTGTTGGCAATATTTTAGACAATCATGACAGTTGGAAACATCTTACAAATGGGCATGGTTCCTTACAATTGAGTTATGTTGGTAGAGTTCATGAAAATCTAGGAAGAAAATTTAATGGCTATGCTCCTTCTGAAATCTTACAGATTGAAAAGGTTTTCTTAGAAGCTTGCGGGTTTAAAACGCCTTTGTGTCATTACAATAAAAGACCTTCTAACCCTACTTCAAAAGAGGTTTTGTTTGATGGATTAGTGGCAGTAGTTGCCTTGCTTTGTAAACTTGATAATATTGATAATGTTATGGATTATTCAAAACTTTTTGAACAAGAAAACGGGCAACCTGTGTATCATTTAGATACATTTTTAGCATAA
- a CDS encoding Na(+)-translocating NADH-quinone reductase subunit C, producing the protein MSKRTDSNLYTIIFAVIMVVIVGSVLAYFATSLKPNIDENKRIEKQQNILYAMGVNENDDTNANFVSTAVAGQEFNKYIKKQLVIQGDNITEDENAYLIDVKQQQSLAKEGKQRKLPLFVGEKDGKTFYVAPIYGKGLWDAIWGYVAMDENMVIQGAYFDHKGETPGLGANIKQRFFMDDFIGEHLLTDSGEFKGVTVAKGNNDPKNEEKSDYEVDAIAGATITGDGVSAMIKSDLKLYVPYFQSLKN; encoded by the coding sequence ATGAGTAAGAGAACAGATAGTAATTTATATACCATAATTTTCGCTGTAATAATGGTGGTCATTGTGGGATCAGTATTGGCTTATTTTGCTACGTCTTTAAAACCAAATATCGACGAAAACAAGCGAATTGAAAAACAACAAAACATCTTATATGCAATGGGTGTTAATGAAAATGATGACACTAATGCCAATTTTGTTTCTACAGCCGTTGCAGGACAAGAGTTTAACAAGTACATCAAAAAACAATTGGTCATCCAAGGAGATAATATTACCGAAGATGAAAATGCATACTTGATTGATGTAAAACAACAACAATCTTTGGCAAAAGAAGGAAAACAACGCAAATTGCCATTATTTGTAGGAGAAAAAGACGGTAAAACGTTTTATGTTGCTCCTATTTACGGAAAAGGATTGTGGGATGCCATTTGGGGATATGTAGCTATGGATGAAAATATGGTTATTCAAGGTGCGTATTTTGATCACAAAGGTGAAACTCCAGGTTTGGGAGCAAACATCAAACAACGGTTTTTTATGGATGATTTTATTGGAGAACATTTACTTACTGATTCAGGAGAATTTAAAGGAGTTACTGTTGCCAAAGGAAATAATGATCCAAAAAACGAAGAAAAATCAGATTATGAAGTAGACGCAATAGCTGGAGCAACCATTACAGGAGATGGAGTTTCTGCGATGATTAAATCGGATTTAAAATTGTATGTACCTTACTTTCAATCACTAAAAAATTAA
- a CDS encoding GatB/YqeY domain-containing protein: MSLQVQVMDKMKEAMKAKDTVALQALRAVKSAFLLAKTEAGAQSDLTEEQEIKIIQKQVKQRKDSVAIFLQQGREDLATPELQEIAILEQFLPKALSEDEVAAVVIETITSLGASGMQDMGKVMGVVSKKLAGQADGKMIADLVKKHLL, from the coding sequence ATGAGTTTGCAAGTACAAGTTATGGACAAAATGAAAGAAGCAATGAAAGCAAAAGACACTGTTGCTTTACAAGCTTTAAGAGCGGTAAAATCGGCATTTTTATTGGCGAAAACAGAGGCAGGAGCTCAATCAGATTTGACAGAAGAACAAGAAATAAAAATCATCCAAAAACAAGTAAAACAACGTAAAGATAGTGTTGCCATTTTTTTACAACAAGGAAGAGAGGATTTAGCTACTCCTGAATTACAAGAAATAGCCATTTTAGAGCAATTTTTACCAAAAGCACTTTCAGAAGATGAAGTAGCAGCTGTTGTCATAGAAACAATTACAAGTCTTGGAGCCTCAGGAATGCAAGATATGGGTAAAGTGATGGGTGTAGTATCCAAAAAATTAGCAGGGCAGGCAGATGGAAAAATGATTGCTGATTTGGTTAAAAAGCACTTATTGTAA
- a CDS encoding NADH:ubiquinone reductase (Na(+)-transporting) subunit D — protein sequence MGLLSKKDAALLTDPLADNNPITIQVLGICSALAITAELKASIVMAVSVMFVLALGNVVISLMRNIIPSKIRIIVQLVVVAALVIIVDLVLKAFAYELSKTLSVFVGLIITNCIIMGRFEAFALGNSPWRSFLDGIGNAAGYGVILIIVGFFRELLGSGTLLGFKVLGDPIEKTGLYAIGYENNGFMLLSPMALIVLGVIIWIQRSRNKALIEEH from the coding sequence ATGGGACTTTTATCAAAAAAAGACGCAGCTTTACTAACAGATCCATTAGCAGATAACAACCCAATTACCATTCAGGTTTTAGGAATTTGTTCGGCGTTGGCAATTACAGCAGAACTAAAAGCATCTATTGTAATGGCGGTTTCTGTAATGTTTGTATTAGCTCTAGGAAACGTAGTGATTTCTTTAATGAGAAACATCATTCCATCAAAAATCAGAATTATTGTACAATTAGTTGTAGTAGCTGCTTTGGTAATTATAGTGGATTTGGTGCTAAAAGCATTCGCATACGAATTGAGTAAAACACTTTCTGTATTTGTTGGTTTGATCATTACAAACTGTATCATTATGGGACGTTTTGAAGCTTTTGCTTTAGGAAACAGTCCTTGGAGATCTTTTTTAGACGGAATTGGAAATGCAGCAGGTTATGGAGTTATCCTTATAATTGTTGGATTTTTTAGAGAATTATTAGGCTCTGGAACGTTGTTAGGTTTTAAAGTTTTAGGAGATCCTATCGAAAAAACAGGATTGTATGCAATTGGTTATGAAAACAACGGATTTATGTTGCTATCACCAATGGCATTAATTGTTTTAGGAGTAATTATCTGGATTCAACGTTCAAGAAACAAAGCATTAATTGAAGAACATTAA
- the nqrF gene encoding NADH:ubiquinone reductase (Na(+)-transporting) subunit F, with product MILATGITGTIFATVAAFLIISLILIALLLFVKQKLSPSGPVTITINGEKKIEVASGSTLLTTLGNEKIFLPSACGGGGSCIQCECHVLEGGGEALPTEIPHFTKKELKAGARLACQVKVKQDMNISIPEEVFGIKKWEGTVVRNYNVASFIKEFVVEIPEDMGYKAGGYIQIEIPQCEIKYSDIDITAHPEEHETPDKFQAEWDKFGLWSLVMKNNETVERAYSMASFPAEGREIMLNVRIATPPWDRAKNGWMDVNPGVASSYIFSRKKGDKVTISGPYGEFFINESDAEMLYVGGGAGMAPMRSHLYHLFKTLKTGRKVTYWYGGRSKRELFYIDHFKSLERDFPNFKFYLALSEPLPEDNWKVKKDINDEGDGFVGFIHNCVIDNYLSKHDSPEDIELYFCGPPLMNKAVQKMGEDFGIPDENIRFDDFGG from the coding sequence ATGATATTAGCAACAGGCATCACAGGAACTATTTTTGCGACAGTAGCAGCTTTTTTAATCATATCATTGATTTTAATTGCATTGTTATTGTTTGTAAAACAAAAATTATCACCTTCAGGTCCAGTAACGATAACCATTAATGGTGAGAAAAAAATTGAAGTTGCATCAGGAAGTACTCTTTTAACAACTTTAGGAAACGAAAAAATATTTTTACCATCTGCTTGTGGTGGAGGTGGATCTTGCATTCAATGTGAGTGCCACGTTTTAGAAGGTGGAGGTGAAGCTCTGCCTACTGAGATTCCGCATTTTACCAAAAAAGAATTGAAAGCAGGAGCACGTTTGGCATGTCAAGTAAAAGTAAAACAAGACATGAACATTTCAATTCCGGAAGAAGTATTTGGAATTAAAAAATGGGAAGGAACTGTTGTTAGAAATTATAACGTAGCTTCATTCATCAAAGAATTTGTGGTAGAAATTCCTGAAGATATGGGGTACAAAGCAGGAGGTTACATTCAAATTGAAATTCCACAATGTGAAATAAAATATTCAGATATTGATATTACTGCACACCCAGAAGAGCATGAAACTCCTGATAAATTCCAAGCAGAATGGGATAAATTTGGTTTGTGGTCATTAGTTATGAAAAATAATGAAACTGTAGAACGTGCTTATTCTATGGCTTCTTTCCCTGCTGAAGGAAGAGAAATCATGTTGAATGTTCGTATTGCAACTCCGCCTTGGGATAGAGCTAAAAACGGTTGGATGGATGTAAATCCAGGAGTAGCATCATCATACATTTTTTCAAGAAAGAAAGGCGATAAAGTTACGATCTCAGGACCTTATGGAGAGTTTTTCATTAATGAATCAGATGCTGAAATGTTATACGTTGGTGGTGGTGCAGGTATGGCTCCAATGCGTTCTCATTTATATCATTTATTTAAAACCTTAAAAACAGGTAGAAAAGTAACTTATTGGTATGGAGGTCGTTCTAAAAGAGAATTGTTTTATATAGACCATTTTAAATCTTTAGAAAGAGATTTTCCAAATTTCAAATTCTATTTAGCGTTGTCTGAGCCTTTACCAGAAGATAATTGGAAAGTTAAAAAAGACATTAATGATGAAGGAGATGGATTTGTTGGATTTATTCATAATTGTGTAATTGACAATTATTTGAGTAAACACGATTCTCCAGAAGATATTGAATTGTATTTCTGTGGTCCACCATTGATGAACAAAGCTGTTCAAAAAATGGGTGAAGACTTTGGAATTCCAGATGAAAATATTCGTTTCGACGATTTTGGAGGATAA
- a CDS encoding retropepsin-like aspartic protease: MKKIQKILEKQKYIKVKLKNIATNHLELKAKINDIKGRFILDTGASNSCVGVNFIEFFKLDATQSDTKAAGAGAIDMETQESKNNFLKIGDWKTNNCHLVLFNLSHVNTALVQHNANEVHGIIGADILRQGKAFIDYNKNMLYLKKIKKNKHKND; the protein is encoded by the coding sequence ATGAAGAAGATTCAAAAAATATTAGAGAAGCAAAAATATATCAAAGTAAAATTGAAGAATATCGCTACCAATCATCTAGAATTGAAGGCGAAAATCAATGATATTAAAGGACGATTTATTTTAGATACGGGTGCTTCAAACTCTTGTGTAGGAGTTAATTTTATTGAATTCTTTAAATTGGATGCTACTCAAAGTGATACCAAAGCTGCTGGAGCAGGAGCTATTGATATGGAAACACAAGAATCAAAAAATAATTTCCTAAAAATTGGTGATTGGAAAACCAATAACTGTCATTTGGTATTGTTCAATTTATCGCATGTAAATACGGCACTTGTACAACACAATGCGAATGAAGTTCACGGAATTATTGGGGCAGATATTTTACGCCAAGGAAAAGCATTTATAGACTATAACAAAAATATGTTGTATCTAAAAAAAATAAAAAAAAATAAACATAAAAACGATTGA
- the nqrE gene encoding NADH:ubiquinone reductase (Na(+)-transporting) subunit E: MEHVELFFKSIFIDNMVFATFLGMCSYLAVSKKVSTAVGLGAAVIFVLAVTVPLNWLLDQYILKEGALVWLGPEFASYDLSFLSFIMFIATIATMVQLVEIIVEKFSPALYNSLGIFLPLIAVNCAILGGSLFMQSREIPTLGLALTYGVGSGIGWFLAILAIAAIREKIRYSSVPPALRGLGITFIITGLMAIGFMSFGGMLTGGDEKPAEKPAVEAVIKKQEIKKEDTKEIVAKNTTLNE, from the coding sequence ATGGAACACGTAGAATTATTTTTTAAATCGATATTTATAGACAACATGGTTTTTGCCACGTTCTTAGGAATGTGTTCATACCTAGCTGTTTCTAAAAAGGTATCTACAGCTGTAGGATTAGGAGCTGCTGTAATTTTCGTATTAGCAGTAACAGTTCCTTTAAACTGGTTGTTAGATCAGTACATTTTAAAAGAAGGAGCTTTGGTTTGGTTAGGACCTGAGTTTGCTAGCTATGATTTGAGTTTCTTGTCATTTATCATGTTTATTGCAACCATTGCAACCATGGTTCAATTGGTAGAAATTATTGTAGAGAAATTTTCACCAGCATTATACAATTCATTAGGTATTTTCTTACCGTTAATTGCAGTAAACTGTGCCATTTTAGGAGGAAGTTTATTCATGCAATCTCGTGAAATTCCTACTTTAGGATTGGCGTTGACGTATGGAGTTGGTTCAGGAATTGGTTGGTTTTTAGCCATTTTAGCGATTGCAGCTATTCGTGAAAAAATAAGATATTCAAGTGTTCCACCTGCTTTGCGAGGATTAGGAATTACATTTATCATAACTGGATTAATGGCTATCGGTTTTATGAGTTTTGGAGGAATGTTGACAGGAGGTGATGAAAAACCAGCAGAAAAACCAGCTGTAGAAGCAGTTATTAAAAAGCAAGAAATTAAAAAAGAAGACACGAAAGAAATCGTAGCTAAAAACACAACTTTAAACGAATAG